A region from the Rhodospirillaceae bacterium genome encodes:
- the ettA gene encoding energy-dependent translational throttle protein EttA: MASYQYSYVMKNLTKTFPGGKEILKGITLSFLPGAKIGVLGPNGAGKSTLMKIVAGIDTDFGGEAWAADGIRVGYLEQEPQLDPTKNVEANIMEGLGETKELLERFNEISARFAEPMDDDEMNDLLAEQGDLQEKIDAVGGWEVERTIEIAMDALRCPPGDADVTTLSGGERRRVALCKLLLERPDILMLDEPTNHLDAESVAWLEHFLHDYEGTVMIVTHDRYFLDNVTGWILELDRGKGIPYEGNYSAWLEQKRKRLAQEENEESARQRTLKKELEWIQASPRARQAKSKARITAYDDLLAKAEERNTDRAQIVIPPGQRLGNLVIEAEGLNKGYADRMLIEDLSFKLPPGGIVGVIGANGAGKTTLFRMITGSEEPDGGTLRKGETVELGYVDQSRDSLDDKKTVWEEISGGHDEIMLGKHSVQSRAYVARFNFKGGDQQKKVGQLSGGERNRVHLANMLKSGSNVLLLDEPTNDLDLETLSALEDALANFAGCAIIISHDRWFLDRLATHMLAFEGDSQVVWFEGNYEDYEADRHRRLGTDADQPHRIKYKPLKR; the protein is encoded by the coding sequence ATGGCGTCCTATCAGTACTCCTACGTGATGAAAAACCTGACCAAAACTTTCCCCGGCGGAAAGGAAATATTGAAGGGCATCACACTTTCATTTCTGCCTGGCGCCAAAATTGGCGTGCTTGGTCCCAACGGGGCCGGCAAATCAACGTTGATGAAGATTGTCGCCGGTATCGATACGGACTTTGGCGGTGAGGCGTGGGCCGCCGATGGTATTCGTGTAGGCTATCTGGAACAGGAACCACAACTTGATCCGACCAAGAACGTCGAAGCCAACATCATGGAAGGACTGGGTGAAACCAAGGAATTACTTGAGCGCTTTAATGAAATCAGCGCTCGCTTTGCCGAACCCATGGACGACGATGAAATGAATGATCTGCTCGCCGAACAGGGTGATTTGCAGGAAAAAATTGATGCCGTGGGTGGCTGGGAAGTTGAACGGACCATCGAAATTGCCATGGACGCGTTGCGTTGCCCCCCAGGTGATGCCGACGTCACCACCCTGTCGGGCGGCGAACGTCGTCGCGTTGCCTTATGCAAATTGTTGCTGGAGCGTCCGGACATCCTGATGCTCGATGAACCGACCAACCATCTGGACGCCGAATCGGTGGCGTGGCTGGAACACTTTCTTCATGATTACGAAGGCACGGTCATGATCGTTACCCATGATCGCTACTTTCTTGATAACGTCACCGGCTGGATTCTGGAACTGGATCGTGGCAAAGGCATTCCCTACGAAGGAAATTATTCGGCCTGGCTGGAACAAAAACGCAAACGTCTGGCCCAGGAAGAAAACGAAGAAAGCGCAAGACAGCGCACACTGAAGAAAGAACTGGAATGGATTCAAGCCTCCCCCAGGGCGCGTCAGGCAAAAAGCAAGGCCCGCATCACGGCCTATGATGACCTGCTGGCCAAGGCTGAAGAGCGCAATACAGACCGTGCACAGATCGTTATTCCGCCGGGGCAGCGCCTTGGCAACCTGGTGATTGAGGCCGAAGGTCTTAACAAGGGGTATGCCGACAGGATGCTGATTGAAGATTTGAGCTTCAAACTGCCACCGGGCGGGATCGTCGGTGTTATCGGCGCCAACGGCGCCGGAAAAACGACCCTGTTCAGAATGATAACCGGCTCTGAAGAACCCGATGGCGGAACGCTTCGTAAGGGCGAAACCGTCGAGCTTGGTTATGTGGACCAGTCCCGCGACTCTCTTGATGACAAGAAAACCGTGTGGGAAGAAATCAGCGGCGGCCATGATGAAATCATGCTCGGCAAGCACTCGGTGCAAAGTCGCGCTTACGTGGCCCGCTTCAATTTCAAGGGCGGTGACCAGCAAAAGAAGGTCGGGCAGCTTTCAGGTGGCGAGAGAAACCGCGTCCATCTGGCCAACATGTTGAAGTCCGGCTCCAACGTTCTGCTCCTTGATGAACCGACCAATGATCTTGATCTTGAAACCCTCAGCGCCCTTGAAGACGCGCTCGCCAACTTTGCCGGTTGCGCCATTATCATCAGCCATGATCGCTGGTTCCTGGACCGGCTGGCGACCCATATGCTGGCCTTTGAAGGGGATAGTCAGGTGGTTTGGTTCGAGGGCAATTACGAAGACTACGAAGCCGACCGTCATCGTCGCCTGGGCACAGACGCCGACCAGCCGCATCGTATTAAGTACAAGCCACTTAAACGTTAG
- a CDS encoding CBS domain-containing protein, with amino-acid sequence MRSQTAIFSKLVRDFMRQAPLVLGPSNPVSEAIEAMREARVSSVVVTDAQGMVVGIVTEQDISRRVAFQVPGDTPLAQVMTTPVMSISSDDYLFRAIARMRRYDLKHMPVVDEDGNPMGMIDLHDAMAVTNEKMMGQIDQLTHRGSIDGLKKVKQAQVDLARELLDDNLPASEVQALLTHVNNLIYRRVIDACLADMESEGLGAPPVKFAAIVFGSGGRGENYLFPDQDNGFILEDYPDEDHTRVDGFFMELADRMTRELDGVGLPLCKGYCMAINPLWRKTASQWVRQIDLWGRKHNFVAIRLSDIFFDFQSVYGDVNLAIELRNQVAKMIAANHFYLSAMFSEIADHNVALGFFGGFITDDEEQEFKGQINLKHTGTLPMVEAIRLLSLREAITEAATLSRIEALHLKGILDETERETLAAAFELLTGILLDKQISDFKEGKHVGYHVDPETLSGRQQKRLTEALKIIDDLRKRVKSEFTADIF; translated from the coding sequence GTGCGCTCTCAAACGGCTATTTTTTCCAAATTGGTTCGTGATTTCATGCGCCAGGCACCGCTTGTGCTGGGCCCGTCCAACCCCGTGTCCGAAGCCATCGAGGCCATGCGGGAGGCACGTGTTTCAAGTGTTGTCGTCACCGACGCACAAGGCATGGTTGTTGGCATAGTTACCGAACAGGACATCAGCCGCCGGGTCGCATTTCAGGTTCCTGGGGACACCCCGTTGGCACAGGTGATGACGACACCGGTGATGTCTATTTCATCAGATGATTATCTGTTCCGCGCGATCGCCCGGATGCGCCGTTATGACTTAAAGCATATGCCTGTCGTCGATGAAGATGGGAACCCAATGGGCATGATCGATCTGCATGACGCCATGGCCGTAACCAATGAAAAGATGATGGGCCAAATTGATCAGTTGACCCACCGGGGCAGCATTGATGGCCTGAAAAAAGTCAAGCAAGCCCAGGTTGATCTTGCCCGTGAACTTCTTGATGACAATCTTCCTGCTTCTGAAGTGCAGGCTTTGTTGACTCATGTGAACAATCTTATCTACCGGCGCGTGATTGATGCCTGCTTGGCTGACATGGAAAGCGAAGGGCTTGGCGCGCCACCAGTAAAGTTTGCGGCCATTGTTTTTGGTTCGGGCGGACGCGGTGAAAACTATCTGTTTCCCGATCAGGATAACGGTTTCATTCTTGAAGATTATCCAGATGAGGATCACACCCGGGTTGATGGTTTTTTCATGGAGCTGGCTGATCGCATGACCAGGGAGCTGGATGGTGTTGGTTTACCCCTGTGCAAGGGCTACTGCATGGCGATCAATCCGTTATGGCGTAAAACGGCTTCACAGTGGGTCAGGCAAATCGATTTGTGGGGCCGCAAGCATAACTTTGTCGCCATTCGCCTGTCGGATATCTTTTTCGATTTTCAATCGGTCTATGGGGATGTCAACCTGGCCATCGAGCTGCGCAATCAGGTTGCCAAAATGATTGCCGCAAATCATTTTTATTTATCGGCAATGTTCTCGGAAATTGCTGATCATAACGTCGCCCTGGGGTTTTTTGGCGGCTTCATAACCGATGATGAAGAGCAGGAATTCAAAGGCCAGATCAACCTCAAGCACACAGGCACCTTGCCTATGGTCGAGGCCATTCGTCTTTTGTCCCTGCGTGAAGCGATCACCGAAGCCGCGACTTTAAGCCGCATCGAAGCGCTTCATTTAAAAGGAATTCTCGACGAAACCGAGCGCGAGACATTGGCTGCCGCTTTTGAATTGCTGACCGGAATTTTGCTTGATAAACAGATATCGGATTTCAAAGAAGGCAAACATGTCGGCTACCATGTCGATCCGGAAACCCTGTCCGGGCGTCAACAAAAACGCCTGACAGAAGCCTTGAAAATCATTGATGACCTGCGCAAACGGGTAAAATCCGAATTCACCGCGGACATATTTTGA
- a CDS encoding sodium:solute symporter → MSAKVVWLFSFVAIYWAYCIFWGIKSSRMAKTASDYFIAGRQISMWVFVLAATATSFSGWTFMGHPGLVYRDGFQYAYASFYTITIPFTGVLFLKRQWMLGKRFGYVTPGEMLADYFQGDGIRILTVCVALLFSIPYLGVQLGASGFLFNVLTDGMIDKNVGMWVLSAVVLIYVGTGGLRAVAYVDTLQCVLLALGIVITGFIALNAAGGWDSMQQGLAALGKTDIGKWGSTKGYGGGDYNAYLAIPGVIQWTAGLGKETPVGGLWTGVMCLTYMFALMGIQSAPAFTMWSFSNNSPKPFAPQQVWASSFGIGFILFFFTAFQGMGAHLLGANGGVTEAGLALNNILPDLTANKQGGLVPHYFNSIGDSYPWLVGILAVCALAAMQSTGAAYMSTAGGMLTRDLYKRYLNPTASHTTQKLFGRMGVLFIVLSALLVATYSQDALVLLGGLAVAFGFQMWPSLAAVTWFPWITRQGATVGLFFGLLAVIFTESFGAAIAGTFGMELAWGRWPLTMHSAFWGMLFNLGFCLPISAMTQTDEATAHRMKYHNFLREHASLPADKQGLKPIAWIITLAWMFFGIGPGAVIGNDIFGAPNVGVEGWTFGMPSIWAWQILFWILGVGMMWFLAYKMEMSTVPEREVEALVDDIGDTTLEAPSN, encoded by the coding sequence TTGTCTGCTAAAGTTGTATGGCTATTCAGCTTTGTTGCGATCTATTGGGCCTACTGTATTTTCTGGGGCATCAAAAGTTCGCGCATGGCTAAAACTGCCAGTGATTATTTTATTGCTGGTCGTCAGATTTCAATGTGGGTGTTTGTTCTTGCGGCTACCGCGACATCCTTTTCCGGCTGGACCTTTATGGGTCATCCGGGACTGGTTTATCGTGATGGCTTCCAGTATGCATATGCATCCTTTTACACCATCACCATCCCGTTCACGGGTGTTCTATTCCTGAAGCGCCAGTGGATGCTGGGCAAACGCTTCGGTTATGTAACGCCCGGTGAAATGCTTGCAGATTACTTCCAGGGCGATGGCATTCGCATCCTGACGGTCTGTGTGGCGTTGTTGTTCTCGATCCCGTATTTGGGCGTTCAGCTTGGGGCCTCCGGCTTCCTGTTCAACGTTCTGACCGACGGCATGATCGACAAGAACGTCGGCATGTGGGTTTTGTCAGCAGTCGTGCTGATCTATGTCGGCACCGGCGGTCTACGCGCCGTGGCTTATGTGGACACACTACAATGTGTCCTGCTGGCGCTTGGTATTGTCATCACCGGCTTTATCGCGCTTAACGCAGCTGGTGGTTGGGATTCCATGCAGCAAGGCCTCGCCGCTCTCGGCAAGACCGACATCGGCAAATGGGGTTCAACCAAGGGCTATGGCGGCGGTGACTATAACGCCTATCTGGCCATTCCCGGCGTCATTCAATGGACAGCTGGTCTTGGCAAGGAAACCCCGGTTGGCGGTCTTTGGACCGGCGTTATGTGCCTGACATATATGTTTGCCCTAATGGGTATTCAGTCGGCACCGGCGTTTACCATGTGGTCTTTCTCCAACAACAGCCCGAAACCTTTTGCGCCTCAGCAGGTGTGGGCCTCTTCCTTCGGAATTGGTTTCATCTTGTTCTTCTTTACGGCGTTCCAGGGCATGGGTGCTCACCTTTTGGGCGCCAATGGCGGAGTGACTGAAGCCGGCTTGGCGTTGAATAATATTTTACCGGACCTGACTGCTAACAAGCAGGGTGGACTGGTGCCGCATTACTTCAACTCCATTGGTGACAGTTATCCGTGGCTTGTCGGTATCCTGGCCGTATGTGCGCTTGCCGCCATGCAGTCAACGGGTGCTGCTTATATGTCAACCGCCGGCGGTATGCTGACGCGTGACCTGTACAAGCGTTACCTGAACCCGACAGCTTCACACACGACGCAGAAACTGTTCGGTCGTATGGGCGTTCTGTTCATCGTCCTGTCGGCGCTTCTGGTTGCCACCTACTCCCAAGACGCACTTGTGCTCCTTGGTGGTCTGGCTGTCGCCTTTGGCTTCCAGATGTGGCCATCGCTTGCCGCAGTAACATGGTTCCCGTGGATTACCCGTCAGGGCGCCACGGTTGGCCTGTTCTTCGGTCTTCTCGCAGTTATCTTCACCGAGAGTTTCGGTGCAGCCATCGCCGGCACGTTCGGCATGGAACTGGCGTGGGGTCGCTGGCCGCTGACCATGCACTCGGCCTTCTGGGGTATGTTGTTTAACCTTGGCTTCTGTCTGCCGATTTCGGCTATGACGCAGACCGACGAGGCAACGGCACACCGCATGAAGTACCACAACTTCCTTCGGGAACACGCATCGTTGCCTGCCGACAAGCAGGGCCTGAAACCGATCGCCTGGATCATCACACTTGCGTGGATGTTCTTCGGCATCGGCCCTGGCGCCGTTATCGGCAACGACATCTTCGGCGCACCGAATGTGGGCGTTGAAGGGTGGACTTTTGGAATGCCGTCAATCTGGGCCTGGCAGATCCTGTTCTGGATCCTGGGTGTTGGAATGATGTGGTTCCTGGCCTACAAGATGGAAATGTCAACCGTACCTGAACGTGAAGTTGAGGCATTGGTGGACGATATCGGTGATACAACGTTAGAAGCACCGAGCAATTAA
- a CDS encoding tetratricopeptide repeat protein, with amino-acid sequence MPPLNPFSNPQVTRRFIILMALATFAMFSIWAVVKSYTQTPAGDYEVRQGDIFLSDKKYDEALERFNAALIVSPEHRGAMMGRALAFMLNGRTQEAEAELTSLIGFLKGNLAADDRTGIGTLAAAYNNRAIIYDRQCRHKEALADYIEALKTDEGAVKGPGLIDKILHAPDPSTPRKRALFLHQRVDDLKEGECLTNPELDAEERVYKP; translated from the coding sequence ATGCCCCCCCTGAATCCTTTTTCCAATCCTCAGGTTACCCGCCGTTTCATCATCCTGATGGCGCTCGCCACTTTTGCCATGTTCAGCATCTGGGCCGTGGTTAAATCATACACACAAACCCCGGCCGGCGATTACGAGGTGCGCCAGGGCGATATCTTCCTCAGCGACAAAAAATACGACGAAGCACTGGAACGCTTTAATGCCGCCTTAATCGTCTCGCCGGAACATCGTGGCGCCATGATGGGCCGCGCACTGGCTTTCATGCTGAACGGCAGAACCCAGGAGGCGGAGGCCGAGTTGACTAGCCTGATCGGCTTTTTGAAAGGAAATCTGGCCGCCGACGACCGTACCGGTATCGGCACGTTGGCCGCTGCATATAACAACAGGGCCATCATATATGACCGACAGTGTCGTCATAAAGAAGCCCTGGCCGATTATATTGAAGCCTTGAAAACAGACGAAGGCGCGGTAAAAGGGCCGGGCCTGATTGACAAGATTCTGCATGCCCCCGATCCATCAACGCCCCGAAAGCGGGCGCTTTTCCTGCATCAGCGCGTTGATGACCTAAAAGAAGGTGAGTGCCTGACAAATCCCGAGCTGGATGCCGAGGAACGTGTGTACAAACCCTAA
- a CDS encoding mechanosensitive ion channel, translated as MEDSTLKFIDTLKELALGYGVDIVGAIAILIIGWMAAGWARRLTLSALGRVPRIDDTLKPILSNSVRYVILAFVIVAVLARFGVETTSIIAVFGAAGLAIGLALQGTLSNIAAGVMLLLLRPFSVGEYVDAGGVSGTVEEIGLFTTRFKTPAGLFVAAPNSSLWNSTITNYSRNPLRRIDLVIGIGYDDDLKGAMAEMVGLMNADARILIDPEAQVFVTELADNSVNLTLRSWVNSGDYWATLTDLTRDAKLCLDEKGYSIPYPQRDVHML; from the coding sequence ATGGAAGACAGCACACTTAAATTTATTGATACCTTAAAAGAATTGGCCCTTGGTTACGGCGTCGACATTGTCGGTGCCATCGCCATTTTGATTATCGGCTGGATGGCAGCAGGCTGGGCCCGGCGCTTGACATTGAGCGCCTTGGGAAGGGTTCCGCGTATCGATGACACGCTCAAGCCAATCCTCTCCAACAGTGTGCGTTATGTCATTTTGGCATTTGTCATCGTCGCCGTGCTGGCCCGCTTCGGGGTTGAAACAACGAGCATCATCGCCGTCTTTGGCGCAGCCGGTCTGGCCATCGGTCTTGCCCTGCAAGGAACGCTGTCCAACATTGCCGCCGGTGTCATGCTTTTGCTGCTGCGCCCTTTCAGCGTCGGGGAATATGTCGATGCCGGAGGTGTGTCGGGGACGGTCGAGGAGATCGGCCTGTTTACGACCCGTTTCAAAACCCCAGCCGGCCTATTCGTTGCCGCCCCCAATTCGAGCCTTTGGAATTCGACTATTACCAATTATTCCCGCAACCCCCTACGCCGCATTGATCTGGTCATCGGCATTGGCTATGACGACGATCTGAAGGGGGCGATGGCAGAGATGGTGGGTCTGATGAATGCTGACGCGCGCATTCTTATAGATCCTGAAGCCCAGGTTTTTGTTACCGAACTGGCCGACAATTCAGTCAATCTGACTTTAAGAAGCTGGGTTAATTCCGGCGATTACTGGGCAACGCTTACGGACCTGACCCGCGACGCCAAGTTATGCCTTGATGAGAAAGGCTATTCCATCCCCTACCCGCAGCGCGATGTCCACATGCTCTAA
- a CDS encoding hemerythrin family protein, producing MVELTASFELESEALDKDHQKMIDQVNAIIKKVDAGSTDDCQAQVAEFVALSKRHFAREEALLVSVNYPDVEKHRKHHLDLNDKLDHMLEFAKMASENNMACESLKKELVYFIMDDVITADLEFKEFLSQT from the coding sequence ATGGTTGAACTTACAGCATCCTTCGAGTTGGAATCGGAAGCTCTTGATAAGGATCATCAGAAGATGATTGATCAGGTCAATGCCATTATTAAAAAAGTCGATGCTGGCAGTACGGATGATTGCCAGGCCCAGGTGGCGGAATTTGTAGCCTTGTCAAAGCGTCATTTCGCCCGCGAGGAGGCGCTTCTGGTTTCCGTAAATTATCCTGATGTGGAAAAACACCGCAAACATCATCTGGATTTGAACGACAAGCTCGACCACATGCTGGAATTTGCCAAAATGGCATCGGAAAATAACATGGCCTGTGAAAGCCTGAAAAAGGAACTGGTATATTTCATCATGGATGACGTCATCACCGCCGATCTGGAATTCAAGGAATTCCTTTCGCAGACTTAG
- a CDS encoding ABC transporter ATP-binding protein has translation MKGLLIHGVSHAYGDHKVLDKVAVVVPAGELVCLLGPSGCGKSTLLRLAAGLEVLQEGSIVIDDVTVASNTVHMEPEKRRIGFMFQDYALFPHLSVLDNVIFGMVGSAPAKARSRAMEMLDQVDMVNQASKYPHMLSGGQQQRIALARALAPEPKLLLLDEPFSGLDTNMRARIREETLGVLKQFGVATLMVTHDPEEAMFMADRIKILGSDGRILQAARPHEIYYHPKHEFVAKMFGLMNRFDGVVSHAQVQTPLGSVAAPDMADGTKVQVLIRPEGIVLESHEDASGTAVELLSTHLLGHDNIVRVRLASGSSSELYVRVHHAFEPELALGIKAIIDPDYAFVFPLDGEESGSSSLVKAAQ, from the coding sequence ATGAAGGGTCTTCTGATCCACGGTGTCAGCCATGCTTATGGCGATCACAAGGTTCTCGACAAGGTCGCCGTTGTGGTTCCGGCTGGCGAACTGGTATGCCTTTTGGGACCGTCAGGCTGCGGCAAGTCGACACTGTTGCGCCTCGCCGCGGGCCTTGAAGTCTTGCAGGAAGGCAGCATTGTTATCGATGATGTCACCGTTGCATCAAACACTGTCCACATGGAGCCCGAAAAAAGGCGCATTGGCTTCATGTTTCAGGACTATGCACTGTTTCCGCATTTAAGTGTTCTCGACAACGTCATTTTTGGGATGGTCGGATCAGCACCCGCCAAGGCCAGATCAAGGGCCATGGAAATGCTTGATCAGGTCGATATGGTCAATCAGGCATCGAAGTACCCGCACATGTTATCGGGTGGCCAGCAACAACGTATCGCCCTGGCCAGGGCCCTGGCCCCGGAACCGAAATTGTTGCTTCTCGACGAGCCGTTTTCGGGCCTTGATACCAACATGCGGGCCCGCATTCGCGAAGAAACCCTTGGTGTTCTGAAACAATTCGGCGTCGCCACCCTGATGGTCACCCATGACCCGGAAGAAGCCATGTTTATGGCCGACAGGATAAAAATTCTCGGCAGCGATGGTCGTATCCTGCAGGCCGCCCGGCCTCATGAAATCTACTATCACCCCAAGCATGAATTCGTCGCCAAGATGTTTGGATTGATGAACCGTTTTGACGGTGTTGTCAGTCATGCCCAGGTCCAGACGCCGCTTGGCAGCGTCGCAGCACCCGATATGGCCGATGGCACAAAGGTTCAGGTTCTGATCCGTCCGGAAGGCATCGTCCTTGAAAGCCATGAGGATGCAAGCGGCACCGCCGTTGAGTTGTTATCGACCCATTTGCTGGGTCATGATAATATTGTTCGAGTGCGTCTGGCGTCGGGATCATCAAGCGAGCTTTATGTTCGCGTTCATCATGCTTTTGAGCCCGAACTGGCGCTGGGAATAAAGGCGATAATCGATCCTGATTACGCATTTGTTTTCCCGCTTGATGGGGAAGAAAGCGGATCATCCTCTCTGGTGAAAGCAGCGCAGTAA
- a CDS encoding iron ABC transporter permease: protein MTTSQTLAGNTGWRLKIDGWTLGTAAVSTAVMLPIVAVIILAFTPGDDIWGHLTSTVLPLYITTTVQLMIGVGTGTFFIGVGGAWLVTIYRFPGKRFFEWALLLPMAMPAYVIAYVYTDVLEYAGPVQGALRHLFGWTSIRQYWFPEIRSLGGAVSMMTLVLYPYVYLLARAAFLEQSVGVLEASRVLGRSQWQSFYSVALPLARPAIVIGLSLVLMETLNDFGTVDFFAVYTFTLGIFDVWMNMSNIAGAAQLASLMLLFVIALVLAERFARRKKRFHQTTTTYKNLPGYKLGSIKGLLATVVCTLPVVLGFALPSIVLATYAVIHFDGDVVVQVIQTAGNSLLLSGTAALIAVIVAIFMAYGVRIKGGPVLKVMTRIAALGYAVPGSVLAVGVIAVLASLDNSIDGFMRQHFGFSSGLLFSGTVAAVIFGYLVRFLALSFGTVEASLTKITPSMDGAARTLGHGPFATLRRVHLPLMKTSILTAGMLVFVDGMKELPLTIILRPFNFQTLATYVHQFASDEQLGEASLAALAIVGTGIIPVILLSYAIRKSRPGNEIA from the coding sequence ATGACGACCAGCCAAACCCTTGCAGGCAATACCGGGTGGCGCTTGAAAATAGATGGCTGGACGTTAGGCACAGCAGCAGTTTCGACGGCCGTTATGCTGCCGATTGTTGCGGTCATTATTCTTGCCTTCACGCCGGGCGATGATATCTGGGGTCATCTGACGTCGACGGTTCTGCCGCTCTATATCACGACCACCGTGCAGTTGATGATCGGTGTCGGTACTGGAACCTTTTTCATTGGTGTGGGCGGTGCCTGGCTTGTTACCATTTACCGGTTTCCGGGAAAGCGGTTTTTTGAATGGGCGTTGCTTTTGCCCATGGCCATGCCTGCCTATGTTATCGCCTACGTCTATACGGACGTTCTGGAATATGCAGGACCGGTGCAGGGGGCGCTCAGGCATCTGTTTGGCTGGACATCCATACGACAGTACTGGTTCCCGGAAATTCGCTCTCTGGGGGGCGCCGTCTCGATGATGACACTGGTTCTGTACCCCTACGTATATTTGCTTGCGCGGGCCGCTTTTCTGGAACAGTCCGTCGGCGTTCTTGAAGCCAGTCGGGTGCTTGGGCGCAGCCAGTGGCAAAGTTTTTATTCCGTCGCCCTGCCGCTGGCCAGGCCAGCTATTGTTATCGGGCTGTCGCTGGTGTTGATGGAAACCCTAAATGACTTTGGCACCGTCGATTTTTTCGCCGTCTATACCTTCACCCTTGGTATCTTTGATGTGTGGATGAATATGAGTAACATCGCCGGAGCCGCGCAACTGGCCTCGTTGATGCTGTTGTTCGTCATCGCCCTTGTCCTTGCCGAACGCTTTGCGCGCCGTAAAAAGCGTTTTCATCAAACAACGACAACCTACAAGAACTTACCGGGTTATAAGCTCGGCAGTATTAAGGGCTTGCTGGCAACCGTCGTCTGCACCCTGCCGGTGGTGTTGGGATTTGCCCTGCCCAGCATCGTACTTGCAACATATGCTGTGATCCACTTCGATGGGGATGTCGTTGTCCAGGTGATTCAGACGGCGGGCAACTCATTGTTGCTATCGGGTACGGCGGCATTGATCGCGGTTATTGTTGCCATCTTTATGGCTTATGGGGTCCGTATCAAGGGTGGCCCGGTCTTGAAAGTCATGACCCGAATTGCCGCCCTGGGTTACGCCGTGCCCGGCTCGGTTCTGGCTGTTGGCGTGATCGCCGTTTTGGCGTCCCTGGATAATTCCATCGATGGCTTCATGCGCCAGCACTTCGGTTTTTCCTCAGGATTACTGTTTAGCGGCACCGTGGCGGCGGTTATTTTTGGCTATCTGGTCCGCTTTCTTGCGCTTTCATTTGGTACGGTCGAGGCCAGCCTGACGAAAATAACACCGAGCATGGACGGCGCGGCGCGCACCTTGGGGCACGGCCCATTTGCCACCCTGCGCCGGGTCCATCTGCCACTGATGAAGACATCCATATTGACGGCGGGAATGCTGGTCTTTGTCGATGGCATGAAAGAACTGCCGCTGACGATCATCCTCAGGCCCTTTAATTTCCAGACCCTGGCGACATACGTTCATCAGTTTGCCTCTGACGAGCAATTGGGTGAGGCTTCGCTTGCCGCCCTGGCGATCGTTGGTACCGGTATTATTCCGGTTATTCTGCTAAGCTACGCGATTAGAAAATCAAGACCGGGAAATGAAATCGCATGA
- a CDS encoding Fe(3+) ABC transporter substrate-binding protein has protein sequence MQTPWKCGVTALFAIVLAHSSIAHAAENEVNLYSERQTFLIDPLLKTFSKETGIKVNLVYMKKGMLERLKLEGRNSPADAILTSDIGNLHNHAKADLLQAVASSVLERNIPANLRDPGGLWFGLTVRARVIFAHKERTKPGEVTSYEDLASPEMADRICTRSGKHIYNISLLASIIAAKGRQEALNWARGLKAALARRPQGNDRSQVKAVFEGICDFALGNTYYMGKMATNEKEPEQKQWANSVNIIFPNQKGRGAHVNISGAGVTKNAKNKANAVKLIEYLSSDAAQKLYAMGNFEYPVRANIPLHPLVAGWGQFKADTVFLAAIAEARTEASKIMDEVGFNQ, from the coding sequence ATGCAAACCCCCTGGAAATGCGGCGTCACAGCACTTTTTGCCATCGTGCTGGCCCATTCATCAATTGCCCACGCAGCAGAAAACGAAGTCAATCTTTATTCAGAACGTCAGACCTTTCTGATTGACCCTTTGCTCAAAACCTTCAGTAAGGAAACCGGCATCAAGGTTAATCTTGTCTACATGAAAAAAGGGATGCTTGAACGGCTTAAACTCGAAGGTCGCAACAGTCCTGCCGACGCGATCCTGACCAGTGATATCGGCAATCTTCACAATCATGCCAAAGCGGATTTGCTGCAAGCGGTCGCCTCGTCTGTTCTGGAACGTAATATTCCGGCCAACCTTCGCGATCCGGGCGGCCTGTGGTTCGGATTGACGGTGCGGGCCCGGGTTATCTTTGCTCACAAGGAAAGAACGAAACCCGGCGAGGTTACGTCTTACGAGGATCTGGCCAGTCCTGAAATGGCGGACCGGATTTGCACACGTTCGGGCAAGCATATCTATAACATCTCGCTTTTGGCATCGATCATCGCGGCCAAGGGTCGCCAGGAAGCCCTAAACTGGGCGCGCGGGCTTAAAGCAGCATTGGCGCGCCGGCCTCAAGGCAATGATCGCTCGCAGGTCAAGGCAGTGTTTGAGGGTATTTGTGATTTTGCCCTTGGCAATACCTATTACATGGGCAAGATGGCGACCAATGAAAAAGAACCTGAACAGAAGCAATGGGCGAATTCGGTAAACATCATTTTTCCCAACCAGAAAGGCAGGGGAGCGCATGTTAATATCAGTGGCGCCGGTGTGACAAAGAACGCAAAAAATAAAGCCAATGCTGTCAAACTGATTGAATATTTGAGCAGCGACGCTGCGCAAAAACTATATGCCATGGGTAACTTTGAATATCCGGTGAGGGCGAACATCCCCCTACATCCCCTGGTCGCCGGATGGGGCCAGTTCAAGGCCGACACCGTATTCCTTGCGGCCATAGCCGAAGCGCGGACGGAGGCTTCAAAGATCATGGATGAAGTCGGATTTAATCAATAA